In Gossypium arboreum isolate Shixiya-1 chromosome 6, ASM2569848v2, whole genome shotgun sequence, the following are encoded in one genomic region:
- the LOC108455785 gene encoding probable WRKY transcription factor 40 has translation MNILDLDLCLKIEKKAMNSSSSSWVDSLDLNASSTKSLQLETTVSHPNTSNSLIVFGRKLSVKEESGTLMEELNRVNAENKKLTEMLKAMCESYNALQSQLVDLMNKNTEKELSPTKKRKSETSNNNNGNIIGNSESSSTDEEESCKKPREEIIKAKISRAYVRTELSDTSLVVKDGYQWRKYGQKVTRDNPCPRAYFKCSFAPSCPVKKKVQRSVDDQSVLVATYEGEHNHLPPSQIEATSGSSRLGSVPVGSTPVKSSGPTITLDLTNSIKSSDEARNSKPKLDSPEATQYLVEHMASSLTKDPNFTAALAAAISGRMFSTNSN, from the exons ATGAATATATTAGATCTGGATCTTTGcttaaagattgaaaaaaaagctatgaattcttcttcttcttcatgggTTGATTCGTTGGATCTTAATGCTTCTTCAACAAAGTCCCTTCAACTTGAAACTACTGTAAGTCATCCCAATACCAGCAACAGCTTAATTGTATTTGGAAGGAAACTTTCAGTCAAAGAAGAG AGTGGTACTTTAATGGAGGAACTGAACCGTGTAAATGCAGAAAATAAGAAGCTAACTGAGATGTTAAAAGCAATGTGTGAGAGCTATAATGCATTGCAAAGCCAGTTAGTGGATTTGATGAACAAGAATACTGAGAAAGAACTTAGTCctacaaagaaaagaaaatcagaAACCAGCAACAACAACAATGGGAATATCATTGGGAATTCAGAGAGTAGTTCAACTGATGAAGAAGAATCATGTAAGAAACCTAGAGAAGAAATCATCAAAGCCAAAATTTCAAGAGCTTATGTCAGGACTGAACTATCTGATACCAGCCTT gtgGTAAAGGATGGATATCAATGGAGGAAATATGGGCAAAAAGTCACCAGGGATAATCCCTGTCCAAGAGCTTATTTCAAGTGTTCTTTTGCACCAAGTTGCCCTGTTAAAAAGAAG GTGCAAAGAAGTGTTGATGATCAATCAGTTCTAGTTGCAACATATGAAGGTGAACATAATCATCTTCCCCCTTCTCAAATCGAGGCAACATCGGGTTCGAGCCGCCTTGGTTCGGTCCCTGTTGGTTCGACCCCAGTTAAGTCATCCGGTCCAACCATTACTCTAGACCTCACCAACTCAATCAAGTCAAGTGATGAAGCTAGAAACTCAAAGCCAAAACTAGATTCACCAGAAGCTACGCAATATTTGGTGGAACATATGGCATCTTCTTTAACTAAAGACCCTAATTTCACTGCAGCACTGGCAGCTGCGATTTCGGGAAGAATGTTTTCAACAAATTccaattga